In the genome of Falsirhodobacter halotolerans, one region contains:
- a CDS encoding peptide ABC transporter substrate-binding protein — MKKRDLFAASALALVMGVASANAQVTINRGNDTDPATLDPHHTQTVSEARVLADLFEGLITKDAAGQNIPGMAESWEMSEDGTVYTFTLRDAKWSNGDPVTAQDFEYSLKRIMTPETAAGYASILFPIKNGEAVAGGEMPVDDLGVRAIDDKTLEITLNGPTPYFLELLTHQSSLPVHRASVEEFGDQFTRAGNLVSNGPYMLQGFTPNSQLSMVKNPNYYDADNVAVDAVNWIPFEDRSACMRRFEAKEVVTCADVPAEQMDYVKANLADSLHIAPYLGTYYLPVKGADGSPLKDARVRRAISMVIDRDFIAENVWAGTMLPGFTLVPPGISNYVEGGVTVDYAEDDLFDREDAAKELLEEAGVEPGALTVELRYNTGENHKNTMAAVADMLSNIGINARLNEVEGTTYFNYLREDGPFDLARAGWIGDYNDPQNFLMLYTSNTPFNYSRWKNEEYDALLDEAAMETDLPARAEILAKAEALLLEEQAIIPILSYSSRELVATNISGYEDNLGSDHYTRWLSVN; from the coding sequence ATGAAAAAACGCGACCTTTTCGCCGCCTCGGCGCTGGCCTTGGTCATGGGCGTCGCCTCTGCCAACGCGCAGGTCACCATCAACCGCGGCAACGACACCGATCCGGCAACGCTGGACCCCCATCACACGCAGACCGTGTCCGAAGCGCGCGTGCTGGCCGACCTGTTCGAAGGTCTGATCACCAAGGACGCCGCCGGCCAGAACATCCCCGGCATGGCAGAATCGTGGGAGATGTCGGAGGATGGCACCGTCTATACCTTCACCCTGCGCGATGCGAAGTGGTCGAACGGCGATCCGGTCACGGCGCAGGATTTCGAATATTCGCTGAAGCGCATCATGACGCCGGAAACCGCGGCGGGCTATGCCTCCATCCTGTTCCCGATCAAGAACGGTGAGGCGGTGGCCGGCGGCGAGATGCCGGTGGACGATCTGGGCGTCCGCGCGATCGACGACAAGACGCTGGAAATCACGCTGAACGGCCCGACGCCCTACTTCCTCGAACTTCTGACGCACCAGTCGTCGCTGCCCGTCCACCGCGCCTCGGTCGAGGAGTTCGGCGACCAGTTCACCCGCGCGGGCAACCTCGTGTCGAACGGCCCCTACATGCTGCAGGGCTTCACGCCGAACTCGCAGCTGTCGATGGTCAAGAACCCGAACTACTACGACGCCGACAACGTGGCGGTCGATGCCGTGAACTGGATCCCGTTCGAGGATCGTTCGGCCTGTATGCGCCGCTTCGAAGCCAAGGAAGTGGTGACCTGCGCCGACGTGCCCGCCGAGCAGATGGATTACGTGAAGGCGAACCTTGCGGATTCGCTGCACATCGCCCCCTATCTCGGCACCTATTACCTGCCGGTGAAGGGCGCGGATGGCAGCCCCCTGAAGGATGCCCGCGTGCGTCGCGCCATTTCGATGGTGATCGACCGCGACTTCATCGCCGAGAACGTCTGGGCGGGCACCATGCTGCCGGGCTTCACGCTGGTTCCTCCGGGCATCTCCAACTATGTCGAGGGCGGCGTGACGGTGGATTACGCCGAGGACGACCTCTTCGACCGCGAAGATGCGGCCAAGGAGCTGCTGGAGGAGGCCGGGGTCGAACCGGGCGCGCTGACGGTGGAACTGCGCTACAACACCGGCGAGAACCACAAGAACACCATGGCCGCCGTGGCCGACATGCTGTCCAACATCGGCATCAACGCCCGCCTGAACGAAGTCGAAGGCACGACCTATTTCAACTATCTGCGCGAAGACGGGCCGTTCGATCTGGCCCGTGCCGGCTGGATCGGCGATTACAACGATCCGCAGAACTTCCTGATGCTCTATACCAGCAACACGCCCTTCAACTATTCCCGCTGGAAGAACGAAGAGTATGACGCGCTGCTGGACGAAGCGGCGATGGAAACCGATCTGCCCGCACGGGCGGAGATCCTGGCCAAGGCCGAAGCGCTGCTTCTGGAAGAACAGGCGATCATTCCGATCCTGTCCTATTCCTCGCGCGAACTGGTGGCCACGAATATCAGCGGATACGAGGACAACCTCGGCTCGGACCACTATACCCGCTGGCTGTCGGTCAACTGA
- a CDS encoding ABC transporter permease subunit, translating to MLGYTLRRMASAIPTIFIIVTLTFFAIRVAPGGPFDLERPLDPLILANLQRAYNLDAPLWQQYLIYLGNLIQGDLGPSFTRRDFTVNDLFAQGLPVSILLGGLALLVATILGTILGAIAALRQNSWLDTTIVAIATLGITTPNFVIAPLLSLFFGVILGVLPAGGWSNANPAYWVLPIVTLALPQVAVIARLVRGATVEALRANHVRTARAYGLPARVVVGVHALRAAMLPTVSYLGPTAAALLTGSVVVETIFGLPGVGRYFVQGALGRDYTLVMGTVVVIAVFVVIFNLLVDLAYAWLDPRVRYD from the coding sequence ATGCTTGGATATACCTTGCGACGAATGGCCAGCGCGATCCCGACGATCTTCATCATCGTCACGCTGACCTTCTTCGCCATCCGTGTCGCCCCCGGTGGCCCGTTCGATCTGGAACGCCCGCTGGACCCGCTGATCCTTGCCAACCTGCAACGCGCCTACAATCTGGATGCGCCGTTGTGGCAGCAGTATCTCATCTATCTTGGCAATCTGATTCAGGGCGACCTGGGTCCAAGCTTCACACGGCGCGACTTCACGGTGAACGATCTGTTCGCCCAAGGGTTGCCGGTGTCGATCCTGCTGGGCGGCCTTGCGCTTTTGGTGGCGACGATTCTGGGCACGATCCTTGGCGCCATCGCCGCCCTGCGGCAGAATTCCTGGCTGGACACGACCATCGTCGCCATCGCGACGCTGGGCATCACCACGCCGAACTTCGTCATCGCCCCCCTTCTCAGCCTGTTCTTCGGCGTGATCCTTGGCGTTCTGCCCGCAGGCGGGTGGAGCAACGCGAACCCCGCCTATTGGGTCCTGCCGATCGTGACGCTGGCCTTGCCGCAGGTGGCGGTGATCGCCCGTCTTGTGCGTGGCGCCACGGTGGAGGCGCTGCGCGCCAACCACGTCCGCACCGCCCGCGCCTATGGCCTGCCGGCCCGCGTCGTCGTGGGGGTTCACGCCCTGCGCGCCGCGATGCTGCCGACCGTGTCCTATCTGGGGCCGACCGCCGCCGCCCTGCTGACCGGTTCGGTCGTGGTGGAAACGATCTTCGGCCTGCCGGGTGTGGGACGTTACTTCGTTCAGGGGGCGCTGGGCCGCGATTACACGCTGGTCATGGGCACCGTGGTCGTGATTGCCGTCTTCGTCGTTATTTTCAACCTGCTTGTCGATCTGGCCTATGCCTGGCTCGACCCGAGGGTGCGCTATGACTGA
- a CDS encoding ABC transporter permease: MTDTTLPIAPSRSLWEDAWRRLRQNRAAVASLIVLVVLGLAGIFGPMISPHPYDRIYQQYTRVAPSLEAYPRADAITPAFEGLMARARIEGEPELSGQTISVDFTSAEPVDERVIRYFQRSDLFFNPKLEIAENGLSATLSANVSRNYFLLGTDNLGRDMLSRILIGVRISLAIGILASAMALVVGVTYGAISGYLGGRVDNVMMRIVDILYSLPFIFFVILLLVFFGRNLFIIFIAIGATEWLDMARIVRGQTLSLKRREFVQAAQALGATSGAIVRRHVIPNALGPVIVFVTLLVPKAILAESLLSFLGLGVQDPMTSLGLLISEGAQNMQGAAWQLIGPAVVLTVILFALNFLGDGLRDSLDPKER, encoded by the coding sequence ATGACTGATACAACCCTGCCCATCGCCCCCAGCCGGTCGCTGTGGGAAGATGCGTGGCGCCGCCTGCGCCAGAACCGCGCCGCCGTTGCCAGCCTGATCGTGCTGGTCGTGCTGGGGCTGGCGGGGATCTTCGGTCCGATGATCTCCCCCCACCCCTATGACCGCATCTATCAACAATATACCCGCGTGGCCCCCAGCCTTGAGGCCTATCCCCGCGCCGACGCGATCACCCCCGCCTTCGAAGGCCTGATGGCCCGCGCCCGCATCGAGGGGGAGCCGGAGCTGTCCGGTCAGACCATTTCGGTCGATTTCACCTCGGCCGAGCCGGTGGACGAACGCGTCATCCGGTATTTCCAGCGGTCAGACCTGTTCTTCAACCCGAAGCTTGAGATTGCCGAGAACGGCCTGTCGGCGACGCTGTCGGCCAATGTGTCGCGCAATTATTTCCTTCTTGGGACGGACAATCTGGGGCGGGACATGCTGTCCCGCATCCTGATCGGGGTGCGCATCTCACTGGCGATCGGCATCCTCGCCTCGGCCATGGCGCTGGTGGTGGGCGTGACCTACGGCGCGATTTCCGGCTATCTCGGCGGCAGGGTGGACAACGTGATGATGCGGATCGTCGACATCCTCTATTCGCTGCCGTTCATCTTTTTCGTCATTTTGCTTCTGGTTTTCTTCGGGCGGAACCTGTTCATCATCTTCATCGCCATCGGCGCGACGGAATGGCTGGACATGGCCCGCATCGTGCGCGGCCAGACGCTGTCGCTGAAACGCCGCGAATTCGTGCAGGCCGCGCAGGCGCTGGGCGCGACCAGCGGGGCCATCGTGCGCCGCCATGTCATCCCGAACGCCCTTGGCCCCGTGATCGTGTTCGTCACGCTTCTGGTGCCCAAGGCCATTCTTGCCGAAAGCCTGCTGTCCTTCCTGGGCCTTGGCGTGCAGGACCCGATGACCTCGCTGGGCCTTCTGATCTCGGAAGGGGCGCAGAACATGCAAGGCGCCGCGTGGCAGCTGATCGGCCCCGCCGTGGTGCTGACCGTCATCCTGTTCGCGCTGAACTTCCTGGGCGACGGATTGCGCGACAGCCTCGATCCGAAGGAGCGTTGA
- a CDS encoding ABC transporter ATP-binding protein: MTDPDKTGTILSVRDLRVTFQTNDGPVDAVKGVNLDLKSGETLAIVGESGSGKSQTTMALMGLLAANGAATGTVSYRGRDILNTSERALNGIRGKKITMIFQEPMTSLDPLYKIGTQLAEPLRYHAGMTRAQARPRILELLRLVGIPDPERRINAYPHELSGGQRQRVMIAMALANDPDILIADEPTTALDVTIQAQILELLADLQKRLGMAIIFITHDLGIVRRFADHVAVMRAGEVVEDGAAADVFASPKHPYTRMLLDAEPEGRKLPPAEGAPLLLEGEDVRVTFPIGGSLFRKPAPLHAVKGISLTLREGQTIGVVGESGSGKSTLGRALLRLQESEGRIAWLGSELPTGLDAMRPYRGDLQLVFQDPFGSLSPRMTVGQIITEGLLVHEPQITRAERAQRASEALAEVGLDPAMRNRYPHEFSGGQRQRIAIARTMILRPRVIVLDEPTSALDRSVQKQIVTLLRDLQTKHRLSYVFISHDLTVVRALSDYIIVMRLGEIVEEGPTDAVFDAPKQDYTQKLMAAALSTTRFRDVS; this comes from the coding sequence ATGACCGATCCTGACAAAACGGGCACCATTCTTTCGGTCCGCGACCTGCGGGTCACGTTCCAGACCAATGACGGCCCCGTGGACGCGGTCAAGGGCGTCAACCTCGATCTGAAATCGGGCGAGACGCTGGCCATCGTGGGCGAATCCGGCTCGGGCAAAAGCCAGACGACGATGGCATTGATGGGGCTGCTGGCCGCGAACGGGGCCGCCACCGGCACCGTCAGCTATCGTGGGCGCGACATCCTCAACACGTCGGAACGCGCGCTGAACGGGATCCGCGGCAAGAAGATCACCATGATCTTCCAAGAGCCGATGACCTCGCTCGACCCGCTTTACAAGATCGGGACGCAGTTGGCCGAACCGCTGCGCTATCACGCAGGGATGACGCGGGCGCAGGCGCGGCCGCGGATCCTGGAACTGCTGCGGCTGGTCGGCATTCCCGACCCCGAACGCCGGATCAACGCTTATCCGCACGAATTGTCGGGCGGGCAGCGCCAGCGGGTGATGATCGCGATGGCGCTGGCCAACGATCCCGACATCCTGATCGCGGACGAGCCCACGACCGCGCTGGACGTCACCATTCAGGCGCAGATCCTGGAACTTCTGGCCGATCTTCAGAAACGTCTGGGCATGGCGATCATCTTCATCACCCACGATCTGGGAATCGTTCGCCGCTTTGCCGACCATGTGGCGGTGATGCGCGCGGGCGAAGTGGTGGAGGATGGCGCGGCGGCGGACGTGTTCGCCAGCCCCAAACATCCCTACACCCGGATGCTGCTGGATGCAGAGCCCGAAGGCCGGAAACTTCCCCCGGCCGAGGGCGCGCCCCTGCTGCTGGAGGGCGAGGATGTTCGCGTCACCTTCCCCATCGGTGGCAGTCTGTTCCGCAAGCCGGCGCCGCTGCACGCGGTGAAGGGCATCTCGCTGACCCTGCGCGAGGGCCAGACGATCGGCGTCGTGGGGGAATCCGGTTCGGGCAAGTCCACTCTTGGCCGCGCGCTGCTGCGCCTGCAGGAGTCGGAGGGCCGGATCGCGTGGCTGGGAAGCGAGCTTCCCACCGGCCTCGATGCGATGCGCCCCTATCGCGGCGATCTGCAACTGGTGTTCCAGGACCCCTTCGGCAGCCTGTCGCCGCGCATGACGGTGGGCCAGATCATCACCGAAGGGCTTTTGGTGCACGAGCCCCAGATCACCCGCGCCGAACGGGCGCAGCGCGCGTCCGAAGCGCTGGCCGAGGTGGGGCTGGACCCCGCGATGCGCAACCGCTATCCGCACGAATTCTCGGGCGGGCAACGCCAGCGGATCGCCATTGCGCGGACGATGATCCTGCGCCCGCGCGTCATCGTGCTGGACGAACCCACCAGCGCGCTGGACCGGTCGGTGCAAAAGCAGATCGTGACGCTGCTGCGCGATCTGCAGACCAAGCACCGCCTGTCCTATGTCTTCATCAGCCACGACCTGACCGTGGTGCGGGCCTTGTCGGATTACATCATCGTGATGCGGCTGGGGGAGATCGTGGAAGAGGGTCCGACCGACGCCGTCTTCGATGCGCCGAAGCAGGACTATACCCAGAAGCTGATGGCGGCGGCGCTGTCCACGACACGGTTCCGCGACGTGTCCTGA
- a CDS encoding efflux RND transporter periplasmic adaptor subunit — protein MKYALFALTVLLPLPALAQDVPPPAVTVTPVTERDLTARVVVSGLIAPVERVAVQPLIEGQPIDELLADVGDTVQAGEVLARLSSDTLTLEKSRLAAQRASARAAVAQAEAGRIEAEAAATEADAAAERIAQLQAQGATSQAAIDQARANRATTAARLAAAAQQVEAARAEEDVAQAQIADIDLQLQRTAVTTPVAGEVMERNADRGAIASAGSGAPMFVLIRDGALELRADVTEADLASLRPGQPATLRVVGGVEIDGTVRLVEPQIDATTRLGRVRIAVNASAALRPGMFAEGQIVTAERPALALPIGAVGHDGDGDFALRVQDGTVHRVPVEVGIRDGSHIEITDGLTQGDRIVARAGAFVRDGDRVTAVDAE, from the coding sequence GTGAAGTATGCCCTGTTCGCCCTGACCGTCCTGCTGCCCCTGCCTGCGCTGGCGCAGGACGTGCCGCCCCCCGCCGTCACCGTGACGCCGGTGACGGAACGCGACCTGACCGCCCGCGTGGTGGTGTCCGGCCTGATCGCGCCGGTGGAACGGGTGGCGGTGCAGCCCCTGATCGAAGGGCAGCCGATCGACGAACTGCTGGCGGATGTGGGTGACACCGTTCAGGCGGGCGAGGTTCTGGCCCGCCTGTCCTCCGACACGCTGACTTTGGAGAAAAGCCGCCTTGCCGCGCAGCGTGCGTCCGCCCGGGCCGCCGTGGCCCAGGCCGAGGCCGGTCGGATCGAGGCGGAGGCGGCCGCCACCGAGGCGGATGCCGCCGCCGAACGCATCGCGCAGCTTCAGGCGCAGGGGGCCACCTCGCAGGCGGCCATCGATCAGGCGCGGGCCAATCGCGCGACCACCGCCGCCCGTCTGGCCGCCGCCGCGCAACAGGTGGAGGCGGCACGGGCCGAAGAGGACGTGGCGCAGGCGCAGATCGCCGATATCGACCTGCAATTGCAGCGCACCGCCGTCACCACCCCCGTCGCGGGCGAGGTGATGGAGCGGAACGCCGACCGTGGGGCCATCGCCTCGGCCGGCAGTGGCGCGCCCATGTTCGTCCTGATCCGCGACGGGGCGCTGGAACTGCGCGCCGATGTGACCGAGGCGGATCTTGCATCCCTGCGTCCCGGCCAGCCTGCCACCCTGCGCGTCGTCGGCGGGGTGGAGATCGACGGCACCGTCCGTCTGGTCGAACCGCAGATCGACGCCACAACCCGTCTGGGCCGTGTCCGCATCGCGGTCAACGCATCCGCCGCGTTGCGCCCCGGCATGTTCGCCGAAGGCCAGATCGTCACGGCCGAGCGTCCCGCCCTTGCCCTGCCCATCGGCGCGGTGGGGCATGACGGCGACGGCGACTTCGCGCTGCGCGTTCAGGATGGCACGGTGCACCGCGTGCCCGTCGAGGTGGGCATTCGCGACGGCAGTCATATCGAGATCACCGACGGGCTGACCCAAGGCGACCGCATCGTCGCCCGCGCGGGGGCCTTCGTGCGCGATGGCGACCGCGTGACGGCGGTGGACGCGGAATGA
- a CDS encoding efflux RND transporter permease subunit, whose protein sequence is MNFSAWSIRNPVAPILAFVILVVLGIQAFLSLPVTRFPNIDLPLVSVTVVQDGASPAELERQVTREVEDAVSGVAGVKNVTSTISDGQSTTVVEFRIEVPTDRAVQDTKDEIDRIRADLPADVEAPIVSRIDVEGQAILTYAIAYPEMTVEELSWFVDDTVIRALQGQPGIGQVDRYGGAEREVRLTLDPVALGSYGITADEVSQQIAGTNLDLGGGRGDVGGAEQSIRTLGNAADVAALAATTIALPTGGHARLSDLGRVDDTHEEIRSFSRFAGQPVVTIAVFRAQGASEVSAADTATASLARLQAQYPQMQVTPVDDMVRYTLGNYHSAVDTLMEGAFLAVLVVLIFLRNWRATAIAAVALPLSAIPTFWVMDLMGFSLNLVSLLAITLATGILVDDAIVEVENISRHMKMGKTPYRAAIDAADEIGLAVISTSLTIVAVFVPVSFMPGIPGQYFSQFGLTVAISVLFSLAVARLITPMMAAYLMRGSDAHDHQPGDGWVMGGYLRFVGITLRWRFVTLAVAIGILAVSLMFMLRIPGSFIPPEDVSRIPISVELPPGSTLDETDAVTARMEAAIRAVDGVQDVFVLGGSSPTGDLDVRRASVTVLLDAPAEGLGGRLWHILNGLGGLLPEPDGRLRPQWDVEADIFAALTGIPDVRAYKLNDRGQRDIQFSILSNDPQALGEATARLEAALRAEPRLANVAAEGALPRPEVHIVPRPADAARLGITTDAIARTIRIATQGDVDAALAKISLDDRQIPIRVRLSNAARADLGRIAAMKVRTAEGNLVPLAAVADVSLAEGPSQIKRYNRERQATLGANLPPGVALGTATEAFRAATDRVELPPNVRIAELGDAEVQAEMVAGFANAMILGLMMVLAVLILLFRSAVQPFTILLSLPLALGGVAGALILTDEPLSMPVLIGILMLMGIVTKNAILLIDFAIEMRARGLARMEAVIEAGHKRARPIIMTSIAMSAGMLPSALGVGAGGSFRAPMAIAVIGGIAVSTVLSLVVVPSLFLVMDDLSRLLARLFGRLIGPKEEEAAPLSSDEVLALRDRVSALEGAPPHPRAPER, encoded by the coding sequence ATGAACTTCTCCGCCTGGTCGATCCGCAACCCCGTCGCGCCCATCCTCGCCTTCGTGATTCTGGTCGTTCTGGGGATACAGGCGTTCCTCAGCCTGCCCGTCACGCGGTTTCCCAACATCGACCTGCCGTTGGTGTCGGTGACCGTCGTGCAGGACGGCGCCTCGCCCGCCGAACTGGAACGGCAGGTGACCCGAGAGGTGGAGGACGCGGTATCGGGCGTGGCCGGGGTGAAGAACGTCACCTCTACCATCTCGGACGGGCAGAGCACGACGGTGGTGGAATTCCGCATCGAGGTGCCGACAGACCGCGCGGTGCAGGACACCAAGGACGAAATCGACCGGATCCGCGCCGACCTGCCCGCCGATGTCGAGGCCCCCATCGTGTCGCGGATCGACGTGGAGGGGCAGGCGATCCTGACCTATGCCATCGCCTACCCCGAAATGACGGTCGAGGAGCTGTCGTGGTTCGTGGACGATACGGTCATCCGCGCCCTGCAAGGCCAGCCCGGCATCGGTCAGGTGGACCGCTATGGCGGGGCCGAGCGCGAGGTGCGTCTGACCCTCGACCCGGTGGCCTTGGGCAGTTACGGCATCACGGCCGATGAGGTCAGCCAGCAGATCGCGGGCACCAATCTGGATCTGGGCGGCGGGCGCGGCGATGTAGGCGGGGCGGAACAATCCATCCGAACCCTGGGCAATGCCGCAGATGTGGCGGCGCTGGCGGCCACGACCATCGCACTGCCCACGGGCGGCCATGCGCGCCTGTCCGATCTGGGACGGGTGGACGACACGCATGAGGAAATCCGCTCCTTCTCCCGCTTTGCCGGCCAGCCGGTGGTGACCATCGCGGTATTCCGCGCGCAGGGGGCGTCCGAAGTGTCGGCTGCGGACACCGCGACCGCCTCGCTGGCCCGTCTTCAGGCGCAATACCCGCAGATGCAGGTGACCCCGGTCGACGACATGGTGCGCTACACCTTGGGCAACTACCACTCGGCCGTGGATACGCTGATGGAGGGGGCGTTCCTTGCGGTTCTGGTCGTGCTGATCTTCCTGCGCAACTGGCGGGCCACGGCGATCGCGGCGGTGGCGCTTCCCCTGTCGGCCATCCCGACCTTCTGGGTCATGGATCTGATGGGGTTTTCGCTGAACCTCGTGTCGCTTCTGGCGATCACGCTGGCGACCGGCATTCTGGTCGATGACGCCATTGTGGAGGTGGAGAACATCTCGCGTCACATGAAGATGGGAAAGACCCCTTACCGCGCCGCCATCGATGCGGCGGACGAAATCGGGCTGGCCGTGATCTCCACCTCGCTGACCATTGTCGCGGTGTTCGTGCCGGTGTCGTTCATGCCGGGCATTCCGGGCCAGTATTTCAGTCAGTTCGGGCTGACGGTGGCGATTTCGGTCCTGTTCTCGCTGGCGGTGGCGCGATTGATCACGCCGATGATGGCCGCCTACCTGATGCGGGGGTCGGATGCGCACGACCATCAGCCGGGCGACGGGTGGGTGATGGGCGGATATCTGCGGTTCGTCGGGATCACGCTGCGCTGGCGCTTCGTGACGCTGGCGGTGGCGATCGGCATTCTGGCCGTATCGCTGATGTTCATGCTGCGCATTCCGGGCAGTTTCATCCCGCCCGAGGATGTGAGCCGCATCCCGATCAGCGTCGAACTGCCCCCGGGCAGCACGCTGGACGAAACGGACGCCGTCACGGCCCGCATGGAGGCCGCGATCCGCGCGGTGGACGGGGTGCAGGATGTCTTCGTTCTGGGCGGATCGTCCCCTACCGGCGATCTTGACGTGCGCCGCGCCTCGGTCACGGTGCTGCTGGATGCGCCGGCCGAAGGTCTGGGCGGCCGGTTGTGGCATATCCTGAACGGGCTGGGCGGCCTGCTGCCGGAGCCTGACGGACGTTTGCGCCCGCAATGGGATGTGGAGGCGGACATTTTCGCCGCGTTGACGGGCATCCCGGATGTTCGCGCCTATAAACTCAACGATCGGGGGCAGCGGGACATCCAGTTCTCGATCCTGTCGAACGACCCTCAGGCCTTGGGTGAGGCGACGGCTCGTCTGGAGGCTGCGTTGCGGGCCGAACCCCGCCTTGCGAATGTCGCGGCGGAAGGGGCCCTGCCCCGACCGGAGGTTCACATCGTGCCGCGGCCCGCCGATGCCGCGCGTCTGGGGATCACCACCGATGCCATCGCCCGCACCATCCGCATCGCGACACAGGGAGATGTGGACGCGGCGTTGGCGAAGATCTCGTTGGACGACCGGCAGATCCCGATCCGCGTGCGGCTCTCGAATGCGGCGCGCGCCGATCTGGGCCGCATCGCCGCGATGAAGGTGCGCACTGCCGAGGGGAATCTGGTGCCGTTGGCTGCCGTGGCCGACGTGTCCTTGGCCGAAGGGCCCAGCCAGATCAAACGCTACAACCGCGAACGTCAGGCGACTTTGGGGGCCAACCTTCCCCCCGGTGTGGCGCTTGGCACCGCGACCGAGGCGTTTCGCGCCGCCACCGACCGGGTGGAGCTTCCGCCGAACGTCCGCATCGCCGAACTGGGCGATGCCGAGGTGCAGGCGGAGATGGTCGCCGGGTTTGCGAATGCCATGATCTTGGGGCTGATGATGGTTCTGGCGGTTCTGATCCTGCTGTTCCGTTCGGCGGTGCAGCCGTTCACGATTCTGTTGTCCTTGCCTTTGGCGTTGGGCGGGGTGGCCGGTGCCCTGATCCTGACGGACGAGCCGCTGTCGATGCCGGTTCTGATCGGCATCCTGATGCTGATGGGGATCGTCACGAAGAACGCGATCCTGCTGATCGACTTTGCCATCGAAATGCGCGCCCGTGGACTGGCGCGGATGGAGGCGGTGATCGAGGCGGGACACAAGCGCGCCCGGCCCATCATCATGACCTCCATCGCCATGTCGGCGGGAATGTTGCCCTCGGCGCTTGGTGTTGGCGCGGGTGGATCGTTCCGCGCGCCGATGGCCATCGCCGTGATCGGCGGCATCGCCGTATCGACCGTGCTGAGCCTGGTGGTCGTGCCGTCGTTGTTTCTGGTGATGGACGATCTGTCCCGTCTGCTTGCACGGCTGTTCGGACGGCTGATCGGCCCGAAGGAGGAGGAAGCCGCCCCCCTGTCGTCGGACGAGGTTCTGGCCCTCAGGGACCGGGTGTCGGCATTGGAGGGGGCCCCGCCGCATCCTCGGGCACCAGAGAGGTGA
- a CDS encoding DUF1499 domain-containing protein: protein MSFADLLVLLAVALLAAWAILRYTPSDSQDWHVDPLTVRKPNRPNHILYRNDGPFIALPPDQVAARLDALTRQTPGTEAFAGEGFHRTWTTRAGVLGLPTFTSVRLIPENGGTRVAIYARARYFPDLPARERARIEGWIAALTSLVPEDAAGPPPMPTPGP from the coding sequence ATGAGCTTTGCCGATCTTCTTGTCCTGTTGGCCGTGGCGCTTCTGGCCGCATGGGCGATCTTGCGCTACACCCCGTCGGATTCGCAGGATTGGCATGTCGATCCGCTGACGGTGCGCAAACCCAACCGCCCGAACCATATCCTGTATCGAAACGACGGGCCGTTCATTGCCCTGCCGCCCGATCAGGTGGCGGCACGGCTGGATGCGCTGACCCGTCAGACCCCGGGGACCGAGGCCTTCGCGGGCGAGGGGTTTCACCGGACGTGGACCACGCGGGCAGGTGTTCTGGGGCTGCCCACCTTCACCTCGGTCCGGCTGATCCCTGAAAACGGTGGCACCCGCGTTGCGATCTATGCCAGGGCGCGGTATTTCCCCGATCTTCCGGCCCGCGAACGGGCGCGGATCGAAGGGTGGATCGCGGCCCTCACCTCTCTGGTGCCCGAGGATGCGGCGGGGCCCCCTCCAATGCCGACACCCGGTCCCTGA